Proteins from a single region of Chloroflexota bacterium:
- a CDS encoding non-heme iron oxygenase ferredoxin subunit codes for MAKFVRAASLDDIPEGRAIVVDIEGDSLALARVDGDVYCIDNVCTHDGGPLGEGELDGTALECPRHGARFDVCTGRALSFPAVVPVNAYDVKIEGQDVLVDLG; via the coding sequence GTGGCGAAATTTGTCAGAGCGGCGTCGCTTGACGATATTCCGGAAGGACGGGCAATCGTCGTTGACATTGAGGGCGATAGCCTTGCGCTCGCCCGCGTCGATGGCGATGTCTATTGCATTGATAACGTCTGTACGCATGACGGCGGCCCTCTGGGAGAGGGCGAGCTGGACGGTACCGCGCTGGAGTGCCCACGACACGGGGCCCGCTTCGACGTCTGCACGGGCCGCGCGCTGAGCTTTCCAGCGGTTGTGCCGGTTAATGCGTATGATGTGAAAATTGAAGGCCAGGACGTCTTGGTGGATTTGGGATAG
- a CDS encoding cysteine desulfurase, with translation MENDFDVHAVRQDFPILGTQVHGKQLVYLDNAATSQKPQAVIDSLVQYYSRYNANVHRGIYTLSEQATAAYENARAKVAAFINAPSPECIIFTRNTTEAINMVRYAWGTDNVRADDEILISEMEHHSNLVPWQLLAQEKGAELRFLRVNNEGRLMLDGLDVLITEKTRLIAVTHVSNVLGTINPVKGIIKKAHKNGALVLLDAAQSVPHMPVDVQELDCDFLAFSGHKMMGPTGVGVLFAKPHLLEAMRPFMGGGSMIRKVMLTDSTWADVPQKFEAGTPNIADVIALGAAVDYLNDLGMDNIREHEIEITQYALDALREVSGIKLFGPWEVQSRAGVVSFVLDGVHPHDIAQILDSDAVAVRAGHHCCQPLMRRFNVPATARASFYAYTTEEEVDALIEGLHKSQRVFGHAVERSL, from the coding sequence ATGGAAAATGACTTTGATGTGCACGCCGTGCGGCAGGACTTCCCAATCTTGGGGACTCAGGTACACGGCAAGCAGTTAGTGTACTTGGATAATGCCGCAACATCGCAAAAGCCGCAGGCGGTCATTGACAGCCTCGTGCAATACTACTCGCGGTACAATGCCAACGTTCACCGCGGCATTTACACGTTAAGTGAACAAGCGACCGCGGCGTATGAAAATGCACGGGCTAAGGTCGCGGCCTTCATCAACGCCCCTTCCCCGGAGTGCATCATCTTCACCCGCAATACCACTGAGGCCATTAATATGGTGCGGTATGCGTGGGGCACTGACAACGTGCGTGCAGATGACGAGATACTTATTTCGGAAATGGAGCATCACTCTAATCTGGTGCCATGGCAGTTGCTGGCGCAGGAAAAGGGAGCGGAACTGCGCTTTCTGCGGGTCAACAATGAAGGCCGGCTCATGTTGGACGGCCTCGACGTCTTGATTACGGAAAAGACGCGGCTGATTGCGGTCACGCACGTATCTAATGTTCTGGGCACCATTAACCCGGTAAAGGGAATCATCAAGAAAGCGCACAAGAATGGGGCGCTCGTGTTGCTTGACGCCGCGCAGAGCGTTCCCCACATGCCGGTGGACGTACAAGAGTTGGATTGCGACTTCCTGGCGTTTTCCGGTCACAAGATGATGGGGCCGACCGGCGTAGGCGTGCTCTTTGCCAAGCCACATCTGCTCGAGGCGATGCGGCCCTTTATGGGCGGCGGCAGTATGATACGCAAGGTCATGCTCACGGACTCGACCTGGGCTGACGTGCCGCAGAAATTTGAAGCGGGCACCCCCAATATTGCGGATGTGATTGCCCTGGGTGCGGCAGTTGACTATCTGAATGATCTTGGCATGGACAATATTCGCGAGCATGAAATAGAGATTACCCAGTATGCCCTAGACGCATTGCGTGAGGTCTCCGGCATCAAGCTGTTTGGGCCTTGGGAAGTGCAGAGTCGCGCCGGTGTTGTGTCGTTTGTCTTGGATGGCGTGCACCCGCACGACATTGCGCAAATACTCGATAGCGATGCGGTGGCGGTGCGCGCGGGACACCATTGCTGTCAACCGCTCATGCGACGATTCAATGTGCCGGCCACGGCTCGCGCGAGCTTCTATGCATATACCACCGAGGAAGAGGTGGACGCGCTGATTGAGGGTTTACACA